Below is a genomic region from Rhodohalobacter sp. 614A.
CCTAATTTTGGAATCTCAACTCCGTTATATAGAGTATATTTTTCTTGTAAAGACATACTTATTATCTCCTTTCTTTTTATTTATCTATTAAACTATTCTTGATTAAAATGTTGCTGCATCAATTACATACCGGTAACGTGCTTTTTTGTTAACAACATTTTCCCAGGCATCATTTATCTCTTCAGCGTTGATAACCTGGATTTCCGGATGAACACCATTGTCGGCACAGTAATGAACCACTTCCTGGGTTTCTGGTATTCCTCCAATCAAAGATGCATTAAAATTTACGCGGCTTGCTGCCAGAGCTATGTTGCTCAGATTAATTTGAAACCCTTCCGGCATTCCCACATATGTAAATGTTCCATAGGGTTTTAGCGTTGCGACATATGGTGCGGCGTTGAACTGGTAGGGAATGGTGCAGATCATATAATCCAGCATCTTACTGTAATTTCTGAGATTGCTCAAATCGTCATTTACAACGATCACTTCTTCGGCTCCCCAGGATTTGATGTCTTCAACCTTATCTGCTGAGGTTGTAAACGCATACACTTCGGCACCTTTGGACACCGCAAGCTTCACAGCCATGTGTCCTAAACCCCCAATTCCAGCCACACCCACTTTATCTCCAATTTTGAATTGAGCTTTCATCAATGGAGAATACGTGGTGATACCGGCACAGAGGAGGGGAGCTGCCTCCTGAAAACTAATATGTTCCGGAATATGAACCGCGAAGTGATCTCTTACCACAATTTTATTGGAATAACCGCCCTGGGTAATACCGGTTGGTGAATCTTCCGTTGGATAACCATAAGTAAACAATGTTTCTCCCCGTTCACAGTGTTGTTCCTCACCATGTGTACAGCTTTCACACTCCATACAGCTGTCAACCATACAACCAACACCGGCTCTGTCACCTACTTTAAATTTCGTTACATTTGTACCAACGGCGGCTACCACACCCACAATTTCATGACCCGGAACTTGTGGGTATTGTTGAGGGGCCCAGTGGCCTTTCATCTGATGAATATCCGAATGACAGATGCTGGCATATTTGATGTCGATCAAAATATCATCATCGCCAACGGGTCGGCGTTCAAACTCCCACGGACTCAATTTTCCGGATTCGTCCGTTGCTGCATAACCTCTTGTTTTTATATTTGTATTCATAAAATCATCTTCGCGTTGATGTGGTTTAGAAAAAAGTTGGATGGGACTGGTCAGCGTTAATCCTGCTCCTGCCAACGCTGTTCGCTGAATAAATTCTTTTCTTGTCTGAGTTTCTTTCCGGGTAATCTTTTTTTCTCCCATAGCACATTTAATTAATTAGTGGTTTCAGTTGAACTAAAACTGCCAAGGTCAGTACCAGAATAAATACTGCTCATTTCACCCTGCCCTCAGGCTTCATTTTCAATACATCAAGAAGATAGCAGTGTCTTTTCTTTCCTGGTTAAAGACTTTCAAACCATTAATTAAGATATTCAAACCTTTTACCGGTACGAGGTAGGATTGGTGCCGGTCTGCTTTTTAAAAAAATTGTTGAAGTAGGTAGGATATTCGAAACCAAGGGAATAGGCGATTTCCGAAATATTCCAGTCAGTATGTTGTATAAGAGCTTTTGCTTCGTTTACGATGCGCTCGCTGATATGATCGGTAGTTGGTTTCCCGGTAATTTTTTTAATGAACCGGTTTAAATAATTGACATGAATGTTCAGATCCTCTGCAAAATCCTTTGCTGTTCGTAAAGGCATAGGTTGATCTTTTGTCTCAATCGGAAACTGGCGCTCCAACAACTCAAGAAATACACGCGTGATACGTGAAGCTGCATTTTTCTCGGCATCATAATTTTCCGAAGGTTGCAGCTTCAGGGCTTCATGAAGAATCAAATTAATATAGGTTCGGATCAGGTCGTCTTTGTAATTATAATCCGATTCCTGCTCCTCCATCATCTTCTCGAAAATGGAGTTCAGGTATTCCCGCTGCTCTTGCGTTACATTCAAAATGGGTGTTCCTCCAATCTTGAATAATGGAGATTTCAACAAACTCTCGGAATGATCAGACAATTGAAGAAATTCTTCCGAAAACAAACAGGTATAACCAACATAACGGGTTGAAATCGTCTCCCATGAATAGGGGATATGGGGATTTCCGAAGAACAATACCGTTCCTTCAGCCTCAAAACTCCGGTCAGCGTAGTGGATTTTGCTTTTCCCGGTAGTCAGGCAAATTTTATAGAAATCTTTTCTGCTGTACGTTCGGGTCGCCTCACTATCGTCTTCAATTCTAAAGACATTAAACCCTTTAAGCTTTAGTTCTTGATTAAAATTGGAAACAATACGTTCTTTTGCAGTTTTCATAAACTGAAATTAAGGAATTCAAACTTAATTGTACACAAAAACTACAAATCCTGAAACTCTTATTGATCCACAAGAGCCGATTCAAAGGATCGGACTCCGGCCAGTTCAATGGCCTCGAAATCCTCGCGGAATTCTTTCATCTCTTCATCCGTGAATTCAACATCAAGTGATCCGAGATCTTCTTTCAGATGATGGAGTTTAGTCGTTCCCGGAATGGGCACGATAAACGGTTTTTGAGCCAGCAGCCATGCGAGTGAAACTTGCGCAGGTGTTGCATCCTTACGTACGCCCCAATCCCGAATCAGATTTAAAAGCGCCATATTTTGTTCCAAGTTTGCGGGAGAAAACGATTCAACAGAGCTGAGCCGGGCATTTTCAGAAAAGCGGCTGTATTCGTTAAACTTGTCTCCAAAAAAGCCACGTGCAACCGGTCCCCAGGGTACAAAACCGATTCCTAATTCTTCGCAAGTATCCAGAATCTGGTTTTCAGGAAATCGTTCTAAAAGTGAGTATTGAGTTTGAAGTGCCGCAACGGGCTGAACAGCATGTGCCCGGCGAATGGTATCCGGTGCCATTTCCGAAAGCCCAAAGTGAAGAGTTTTTCCTTCATCAATCAAGTCACGAACGGTTCCCGCAATATCTTCAATTGGCACATCAGGATCGAGTCGGTGGCAATAAAGCAGGTCAATTCGATCTGTTTGGAGCCGCTGAAGCATTCCCTCGACAGCCTGGCGAATGTGCTCCGGCCGGCTGTTTCGTCCACCTCTTCCCCCATTCCCCAAATCGAACCCAAACTTGGAGGCTATCACCACATCATCCCGAACGGGCGCTAATGCTTCCCCGACAAGTTCTTCATCTGTAAATGGTCCATAAACTTCTGCCGTATCAAAAAAAGTCACGCCGAGATCCACAGCCCCGCGAATCACGGGAATCATCTCTTCATTGGCGCGAGGCGGGTTGTAGGAACCCGACTTCATACTCATACATCCCAACCCAATGGGCGAAACTTCAAGATCACCAAGCATTCGGGTTTCCCCGGCAGATTGAATACGGCTCTTTTTAGAATCTATTTCAGACACCTCTGAAGAATTCGCTCTGGAAGATGTCCATGCTAATGAAGCCAGTGTTAAACCGGCTCCTGCACCCGCCGTTTTTCTCAGAAAATCCCTGCGGCTGGTTTTATTCATTTCCGTATTGGATGATTCTTTCTCTTTTTTCATGATTTTGGCTTTTGGTTGAGGGTTTTAAAAAGGGTTTATTCCCTGAAAAAGTCATCGCGAACGGAGTGAAGTCCCGAAAAGGGATGCCTTTGGTGCAATCTCCATATTTGATCGCTGCCAGGAGATTGCCGCGTCGTCGCTAAACTCCTCCTCGCAATGTCAAAAAATATTCAATGGGTTTACTGTCATCGCGAGTTCCGTGATTTTCGGAACGTGGCGATCTCCATGCATCAACAAAGTTTTTGGCATAATTACGTTCGGGGACTGCCGCGGCCGCAGGCTTTCTCGCAATGACTTTTGCATTCATTTTAATTACCCGTTATTTCTTCCAATTCCTTCGGATATCTCGCGCCCTGTACGTCTATTTTTGATAAAGCGTTTTCAATCTGATCACGATCATCAGATGTAAGCTCAATCTCAGCCGCTCCAATATTACTCTCCAAATGTTTCAGCTTTGCAGTTTAGATTTCAAACACTGCCTACTACATAATAATACTAAAAACGAAACGAGTAATTTAAACTGATATTCCAGAGCGGGTCCGTGTTGGTAATCTCCGTATCAATCACTTTGTTAATGGTTGATGAAACGGTAACCGGAATATTTTTCATACCCAGCGCAATGCTTGCAGCTACATAAAACCCGTCAATTTTATCGATTTTTAA
It encodes:
- a CDS encoding NAD(P)-dependent alcohol dehydrogenase, which translates into the protein MGEKKITRKETQTRKEFIQRTALAGAGLTLTSPIQLFSKPHQREDDFMNTNIKTRGYAATDESGKLSPWEFERRPVGDDDILIDIKYASICHSDIHQMKGHWAPQQYPQVPGHEIVGVVAAVGTNVTKFKVGDRAGVGCMVDSCMECESCTHGEEQHCERGETLFTYGYPTEDSPTGITQGGYSNKIVVRDHFAVHIPEHISFQEAAPLLCAGITTYSPLMKAQFKIGDKVGVAGIGGLGHMAVKLAVSKGAEVYAFTTSADKVEDIKSWGAEEVIVVNDDLSNLRNYSKMLDYMICTIPYQFNAAPYVATLKPYGTFTYVGMPEGFQINLSNIALAASRVNFNASLIGGIPETQEVVHYCADNGVHPEIQVINAEEINDAWENVVNKKARYRYVIDAATF
- a CDS encoding helix-turn-helix domain-containing protein, translated to MKTAKERIVSNFNQELKLKGFNVFRIEDDSEATRTYSRKDFYKICLTTGKSKIHYADRSFEAEGTVLFFGNPHIPYSWETISTRYVGYTCLFSEEFLQLSDHSESLLKSPLFKIGGTPILNVTQEQREYLNSIFEKMMEEQESDYNYKDDLIRTYINLILHEALKLQPSENYDAEKNAASRITRVFLELLERQFPIETKDQPMPLRTAKDFAEDLNIHVNYLNRFIKKITGKPTTDHISERIVNEAKALIQHTDWNISEIAYSLGFEYPTYFNNFFKKQTGTNPTSYR
- a CDS encoding aldo/keto reductase — encoded protein: MKKEKESSNTEMNKTSRRDFLRKTAGAGAGLTLASLAWTSSRANSSEVSEIDSKKSRIQSAGETRMLGDLEVSPIGLGCMSMKSGSYNPPRANEEMIPVIRGAVDLGVTFFDTAEVYGPFTDEELVGEALAPVRDDVVIASKFGFDLGNGGRGGRNSRPEHIRQAVEGMLQRLQTDRIDLLYCHRLDPDVPIEDIAGTVRDLIDEGKTLHFGLSEMAPDTIRRAHAVQPVAALQTQYSLLERFPENQILDTCEELGIGFVPWGPVARGFFGDKFNEYSRFSENARLSSVESFSPANLEQNMALLNLIRDWGVRKDATPAQVSLAWLLAQKPFIVPIPGTTKLHHLKEDLGSLDVEFTDEEMKEFREDFEAIELAGVRSFESALVDQ